The Prionailurus viverrinus isolate Anna chromosome B4, UM_Priviv_1.0, whole genome shotgun sequence genome has a window encoding:
- the LOC125170595 gene encoding mucin-19-like, whose protein sequence is MEQWPGAGHTQEHLRDHAAADVQRLRLSASPPQKTFTRKKSLVGSLLDLGFNARERAEDRWRKHRDTDSLVLKDTPAEKTRSASGFANGISGGIEFGGTASNQNDIGRGPSGQSGFDVNAVSGLADSHSAPSETADNTNTRHRDGFSSSVSGNLGFGLGTSDQKGLDIGRADWSEMSNRRSAGGESIGFGFDARSPVGTGSFGWELGKRKGDNAFGFGASGSSSFGGSGINSKIKIEGNQVGSSGGPISNDLGGISARIRDSLFDGISESLRYGFEKFGQKGFGNRGSDWSKSSRDSDVSGSVEKSSSSDLKHGERKREAKFDFGDSGSNRFDDIGLSENVIKGDSNARNGDEYSSGISEDSGFNLGSSDQQGFGISGIGGNGESGSGIVGAGYLSPGSDVSGTGENTRSSGSGSSGGRKGAAGLGVGTSGPNEFGETGVSGTEKGSHIPEATPKYSETNTIIGEASTWGKGAYKAFNGRIFSFDSSCAYTFCRHCVESGEDFNIEIKRNNNSDIEKIIVKIDTNDVSIFGDIILVNEER, encoded by the exons aagaaagaaatctctTGTTGGTTCACTCCTTGACCTTGGATTTAATGCTCGCGAAAGGGCTGAAGATCGGTGGAGAAAACATCGAGATACTGATAGTTTAGTGTTAAAAGACACTCCAGCAG AGAAAACCCGTTCAGCAAGTGGTTTTGCCAATGGTATCTCTGGTGGTATTGAATTTGGTGGCACTGCTTCAAATCAAAATGACATTGGTAGGGGTCCATCTGGCCAAAGTGGATTTGATGTGAATGCAGTAAGTGGATTAGCTGACTCTCATTCTGCTCCCAGTGAAACAG cagaTAACACCAACACAAGACATAGGGATGGATTTAGTAGCAGTGTCTCTGGGAATTTGGGATTTGGTTTGGGGACATCTGATCAAAAGGGATTGGACATTGGTAGAGCTGACTGGAGTGAAATGAGCAACAGACGATCTGCTGGGGGTGAATCAATAGGTTTTGGATTTGATGCCCGTAGCCCAG TTGGAACCGGGTCTTTTGGTTGGGAACTTGGAAAAAGGAAGGGCGATAATGCATTTGGTTTTGGAGCTTCTGGTTCGAGTTCATTTGGTGGCAGTGGCattaatagcaaaataaaaattgaaggaaaTCAAGTGGGTAGTTCTGGAGGACCCATTTCCAATGATCTAG GTGGCATCAGTGCAAGAATTAGAGATAGTCTTTTTGATGGCATATCAGAAAGTTTGAGATATGGTTTTGAGAAGTTTGGTCAAAAGGGATttggaaacagaggatctgactGGAGTAAGAGCAGCAGGGACTCTGATGTCAGTGGCTCAG tGGAAAAGTCCTCATCCTCTGATTTGAAACATGGAGAAAGGAAACGTGAAGCTAAATTTGATTTTGGAGATTCTGGTTCAAATCGATTTGATGACATTGGCCTTagtgaaaatgtaataaaag GTGACTCAAATGCAAGAAATGGGGATGAATATTCTAGTGGTATCTCTGAAGACTCAGGATTCAATTTGGGGTCATCTGATCAGCAGGGATTTGGAATCAGTGGAATTGGTGGGAATGGAGAGAGTGGCAGTGGAATCGTGGGGGCTGGATACTTGAGTCCTGGATCTGATGTCAGTGGCACAG GAGAAAATACTCGGTCTTCTGGTTCTGGAAGtagtggaggaaggaagggtgcAGCTGGACTTGGTGTTGGTACTTCTGGACCAAATGAATTTGGTGAAACTGGCGTTAGTGGCACAG AAAAAGGATCCCATATTCCAGAAGCAACTCCGAAATACTCAGAAACAAATACAATTATTG GCGAAGCTTCTACTTGGGGCAAAGGAGCATATAAAGCTTTCAATGGCCGCATCTTTTCCTTTGACTCGTCATGCGCATATACCTTCTGCCGTCATTGCGTGGAATCCGGAGAAGATTTCAATATTGAgatcaaaagaaacaataatagtgatattgaaaaaataatagttaaaatcGACACTAATGACGTCTCTATTTTTGGTGATATCATCCTAGTTAATGAAGAAAGGTAA